The Longimicrobium sp. genome contains the following window.
CCCTCGATCAGGATCCCGTCGCGCACGTCGGCCACCAGCTCGTCCAGGGTGACGTCGCGCTGGGGGTTGGGCATCAGGTTCACGTTGGGCATGCGCTGGAACTGGACGTCCGACCAGCTCTGCGCGTAGCTGTTGCCGTGCGAGCGCACCGGGCGGCCGATCCGCCGGTACCAGTCGGCCAGCCACGGGGCCTGCTCGCGCGTGGTCTGCAGGTCGTGCAGGATGCCGTCCTTGACGATCAGGTACTCCTCGGGGCGCACCCCCTCGTCGTCCCACCCGGCCGTGGCCAGCGACCCCGGCGCCGAGCGCTCCGCCTGGATGTTGAAGAAGTCGGGGCCGTAGCGGAACTTGCCCAGGTAGTCCTCGATGGGGGAGATGAAGCTGGTGCCCGCGAAGTTGGCCTCGAAGCCCAGGATGCGGTCCAGCTCCGTGGGGTGCGCGATCGACTCGTGGATGGTCAGGAACAGGTGCGAGGGGAGCAGCACCAGGTCGTACCGCCCCGGCTGCACCGGGCGGGCGGAGAGCTTCTTCACCGCGTCCTCGGCCCAGCGCGGCGCGTTCTCCACCAGCTTCGCGCCCCGCACGTGCTCGTACCCCAGCCCCATCGGCGCCACGTCGGTGGACATGCGGTTCTGGAAGTCGCCGCCCCCCACCGCGGTCACGCTCATCTGCGGCAGCGTGCGGTAGATGGTCTGGGTGATGTACGAGCCCTCGGTGGAGGCGAAGGTCTTCTCCTCGCGCACGAAGAACATCGACGAGCTGGCGAAGCGCGCCCCCTGCACCTTGAGCGCCGCCTCGTTGGCCGCCAGCAGCAGCGCCACCTTCTCCTCGACGGGGACGTCGAAGGGGTCGGCCTGGATCGGCGAGCGCCACCGCGCGTCGGGGTACACCTCGGTGGGGGCCAGCTCCACCGGGCGGCGGATCACGGCCGCGTTCGCCTTCGCCTGGGCCACCGCCTCGCGGGCGATGCGCTCCACCTCGTCGGGGGTGAGGTCGCGGCTGGCCGCGAAGCCCCACGCCCCGCCCGCCAGCACGCGCACCCCGAAGCCGAAGGTCTCCGAGTCCTGGAACCCGCTGACCCGCTGCTCGCGGGTGGAGACGGCCTGGCTGCGGTTGCGGTTGATGCGCACGTCGGCGTAGCTCGCCCCGGCGCGGCGGGCGGCGTCGAGCGCGCGCATGGCCAGCGCGCGCTGGTCCTGCTGGTCGAGCTGGAGATGGGCGGCGCGCGCCACCCCGGGGACGGCGGCGACCCCGGCGGCCAGGGCGGCGCCCTGCAGGAGGAAGTCTCGGCGGTTCATCTCGCGTCCGGGTCCGTTCGGTTGGGAAGACGGGTTCCCGGCATGCTACCGCCCCCGCCCGCCCGCCGCAACGCCCCGAGCGATGCAGATCTCCGCCGCCGGCTCAGACCATCGCCGGGATGCCGCGCATGTCCGCGAGCAGCGTGTCGAGGCAGGCGTTGCTCTTCCCCCGGTCGAAGAGCTGGTACACGCCCTCGCTCCCGATCAACGATCCTGGATCGAAGACGAACGGATTGGACTCACGCAGAGACGCAGAGGCGCAGAGAAACCCTGGCATTTCTCCGTGTCTCTGCGTCTCTGCGTGAGACTATTTCAGAACTCATGCCCGATCGACGCTCTGGCCTCACGTCCCCAGCCAGACGCGGGTGGAGGCGGCGAGCTCGCCGCCCGCGTAGCCGCGCAGCTCCAGCACCCGGGCGCCCTCCGGCGGGAGCGGGACGGGGAAGTCGCGCGCGCCGTCGGCCACGTCGATCGAGGGGGCGGCGGGGCGGCCGTCCAGGAAGGCGTCCAGGCGCTCGACGCCCTGCGTCCACGCGCGCACGCCGAGCGTCCCGTCGCCCAGCGGCCAGGCCTCGGCGGCCAGGCGGCGCACGGGCATCTGCCGCAGCACCCACCCGGCGAAGTCCATCAGGTCGGCGTTGTCGGCCAGCAGGTCGCGCGCGGTCATCCGGTGCAGGTAGTCGGGGCGGACGCCCAGGTCCTCCACGGGGGTGCCGGCCAGCGCCCCGGCGCGCAGCGTCCGCCGCATCGCCACGCGCATGTTGGCGCCGGCGGGGAGCGGGCGGTACGGCGTCTCGCGCCAGGTGGCCGTCACCTGCGTGAGCAGCTCGTGCGTCCACACGTTGGCCCCGCCCGCGCCGGTGTTGGGGCTGGTGCCGATGATCTTCCCCACCGCGTGGTCCGCGAAGCCGGCCACGAAGATGTCGGTGGTGCTGTAGCAGAGCGCGTCGGTGACCAGGACCACCGGGCCCTGGTACTGCTGGCCCACCCGGTTGCAGCTCTCCGGGTCGGTGATCGGGAAGCCGAGCGAGTACTGCGCGCCCGTCTCCACCGCCTGCGCGATCGAGGCCTCCCACGCCCCCAGCTGCAGCTCGCCGCCCGCGTTCAGGTGGCAGATCTGCCGGTTGAGCGGGGTGTTGATGAACTGCGCGCGCTCGGGCTCCACCCACCGCGGCGTCATCACCTGCAGCAGCCGCTCGCCGGCGTAGATCAGCCCGCCGCCGTTGCCGCGCACGTCCACCACCAGCCCGTCCTGCGGGAGCAGCCGCGCCAGGCGGACGAACTCGGCCACGAGCTCGTCGGCGTCGGGGACGGTGAAGCTGAAGAGGCGGATGTGGCCCACGGGGCCCCAGCGCGTATCCACCGAGCGCGCCTTCATCACCCCGGGCATGGTGGTCTCCAGCGCGTCCTTCCCCGGGCTCTGTGGGCGCGCGCTCTCCAGCAGCCTGCGCTCGGCGTCCACGGCGCCGGGGGCGAAGAGCACCTTGCGGGCGCGGTTCAGCTCCTCGGTCTGCACGTCGGTGCCGAGCGCCGCCGCCTGGCGGGTGGGGCGGTTGGGGTTGACGGTGGGCGCCGGGCTCTCGGGGGTGAACACCATCCAGTTGAGCCGGATCTCCAGGTCGCGCACGCCCGACGCGTCGCCGCGCCGGTACCCCACCGCCACCCACTCCTCGTCGGGGGGGAGCGAGCGCAGGAGCGGCCGGGCGGTGAGCGTGGCCAGCCCCTTGGCGTGGCGCGCGGCCGGGTTGCTCCCCGCCTGCCGGTCGCCGTTGGCCTCCACGGCGCGCGCGACCGGCGTCCCGTTCCAGTAGAAGACCTCCACGCCCGGGCAGAAGGTGGGGTGCTCGAAGCCCTCCACCACCTTCGACACCAGGTAGC
Protein-coding sequences here:
- a CDS encoding TldD/PmbA family protein, whose translation is MNRRDFLLQGAALAAGVAAVPGVARAAHLQLDQQDQRALAMRALDAARRAGASYADVRINRNRSQAVSTREQRVSGFQDSETFGFGVRVLAGGAWGFAASRDLTPDEVERIAREAVAQAKANAAVIRRPVELAPTEVYPDARWRSPIQADPFDVPVEEKVALLLAANEAALKVQGARFASSSMFFVREEKTFASTEGSYITQTIYRTLPQMSVTAVGGGDFQNRMSTDVAPMGLGYEHVRGAKLVENAPRWAEDAVKKLSARPVQPGRYDLVLLPSHLFLTIHESIAHPTELDRILGFEANFAGTSFISPIEDYLGKFRYGPDFFNIQAERSAPGSLATAGWDDEGVRPEEYLIVKDGILHDLQTTREQAPWLADWYRRIGRPVRSHGNSYAQSWSDVQFQRMPNVNLMPNPQRDVTLDELVADVRDGILIEGRGSYSIDQQRYNAQFGGQVFYEIKNGKVGGMLKDVAYQIRTPEFWNSLDGLGGRSTYQVGGSFNDGKGQPSQSNAVSHGCPPARFRKVNVINTGRQA
- a CDS encoding S41 family peptidase, which translates into the protein MDGIDWSEGISGRPNAAVAEQLRGAVTLREFLQTPDRLAPPEKLLIVEQAQVLFEQNYVHLPLKRAMHAVDPVQRLRLLRYRLEQGEAVGDLDFHKEMTRIFNSVRDLHTNYLLPDPYAQATAFLPFQLEEFWDGERPRYLVSKVVEGFEHPTFCPGVEVFYWNGTPVARAVEANGDRQAGSNPAARHAKGLATLTARPLLRSLPPDEEWVAVGYRRGDASGVRDLEIRLNWMVFTPESPAPTVNPNRPTRQAAALGTDVQTEELNRARKVLFAPGAVDAERRLLESARPQSPGKDALETTMPGVMKARSVDTRWGPVGHIRLFSFTVPDADELVAEFVRLARLLPQDGLVVDVRGNGGGLIYAGERLLQVMTPRWVEPERAQFINTPLNRQICHLNAGGELQLGAWEASIAQAVETGAQYSLGFPITDPESCNRVGQQYQGPVVLVTDALCYSTTDIFVAGFADHAVGKIIGTSPNTGAGGANVWTHELLTQVTATWRETPYRPLPAGANMRVAMRRTLRAGALAGTPVEDLGVRPDYLHRMTARDLLADNADLMDFAGWVLRQMPVRRLAAEAWPLGDGTLGVRAWTQGVERLDAFLDGRPAAPSIDVADGARDFPVPLPPEGARVLELRGYAGGELAASTRVWLGT